A single Ancylothrix sp. D3o DNA region contains:
- a CDS encoding DUF4417 domain-containing protein, which translates to MPIIKGIEQPIEGMKLIVYEPKKIKEIDIKSEIYCINGFTDDVRINCLWSYPIESARTIQRIGIAITPDYTLDSTWAEPVNRWQTYRSRWVGAFWESKGIKVIPSVNWCDSKSFEYGFEGILPNTVMAITTNTVFEADFWSFHLGLRKMIEVLHPSKILVVGCKFPELELEFGELIKRYKPHLRLGDRFYFSTSTKA; encoded by the coding sequence CTAAGAAAATAAAAGAGATAGATATAAAGTCTGAAATATATTGCATAAACGGATTTACAGATGATGTCCGAATTAATTGCCTGTGGAGTTACCCGATAGAGTCAGCCAGGACAATTCAAAGAATCGGAATTGCTATCACACCAGATTACACATTAGATTCAACTTGGGCAGAACCAGTAAATCGCTGGCAAACCTATCGCAGTCGTTGGGTAGGCGCTTTTTGGGAATCCAAAGGCATTAAAGTTATTCCCTCCGTTAATTGGTGTGATTCAAAATCATTTGAATATGGCTTTGAGGGTATTCTTCCTAATACAGTTATGGCAATTACAACAAATACTGTTTTTGAAGCTGATTTTTGGTCATTTCATCTCGGTCTACGGAAAATGATCGAGGTATTACATCCTTCCAAAATTTTAGTTGTGGGTTGCAAATTTCCCGAATTAGAGTTAGAATTTGGGGAATTAATAAAAAGATACAAACCGCATCTTAGATTAGGGGATCGGTTCTATTTCAGCACTTCGACGAAGGCTTAG